One window from the genome of Pseudomonadota bacterium encodes:
- a CDS encoding DEAD/DEAH box helicase has product MIRRFFKFIRNRLGKASGVNQERSETTNVVTASDSGQNSTARSAPQKKKRRRRPKKNQPGEQLVAPETVIPLEPWNPENFQVIPAEGKTRFHDFSLPDEIMHAIADLGFSYCTPIQAESLVPTLNGQDVIGQAQTGTGKTAAFLIAIFARILANRGEKRKTGSPTALVLAPTRELVIQIAEDGEALGRYAGITIAPVYGGIDYQKQQNRLLGKAVDLVVATPGRLLDFQRNRILDLSEVNTLVIDEADRMLDMGFIPDVRKIVQTTLPKERRQTLMFSATITPDVSHLAAQWTRKPVTVSVAPEQVAVDTVKQVVYLTTAADKYKLLYNTLIDGDLQRVMVFTNRKDETRKLTERLKRNDISCAMLSGDVPQSKRIKTLEDFKNGRIRVLVATDVAGRGIHIDGVSHVVNYTLPYDPEDYVHRIGRTGRAGSSGISVSFACEEGSFYIPEIEAYLGAKLPCTTPDPELLKEPPKGTIRPEEKIYPGKPPGRGRSRRPAPSGHRKTSRPRPVAGK; this is encoded by the coding sequence ATGATCAGAAGATTTTTCAAATTTATTCGTAACCGCCTGGGGAAAGCCTCCGGTGTCAACCAGGAAAGAAGTGAAACAACAAACGTTGTAACCGCTTCAGATTCAGGGCAAAATTCTACAGCCCGATCCGCCCCGCAGAAAAAAAAGCGAAGACGTCGGCCCAAAAAAAACCAGCCCGGCGAACAGCTCGTAGCACCGGAAACCGTAATTCCCCTGGAGCCATGGAACCCTGAGAATTTTCAGGTCATCCCGGCTGAAGGCAAAACCAGATTTCATGATTTTTCCCTGCCGGATGAGATCATGCACGCCATTGCTGATCTGGGGTTTTCATACTGCACCCCGATCCAGGCCGAGTCCCTTGTCCCGACTTTAAACGGACAGGATGTGATCGGACAGGCCCAGACCGGTACAGGTAAAACAGCCGCCTTTCTGATCGCCATTTTTGCGAGAATCCTTGCCAACAGGGGCGAAAAGCGAAAAACCGGCTCACCCACCGCACTGGTTCTCGCCCCCACCCGGGAGCTGGTCATCCAGATCGCGGAGGACGGTGAGGCGTTGGGCCGGTATGCCGGAATCACCATCGCTCCCGTTTATGGCGGGATAGATTATCAGAAACAGCAGAACCGGTTGCTCGGCAAGGCGGTTGACCTGGTGGTGGCAACCCCGGGCAGGCTCCTCGATTTCCAGCGCAACCGGATCCTCGATTTGTCGGAAGTCAACACCCTGGTGATTGATGAGGCCGACCGGATGCTTGATATGGGATTCATCCCCGATGTCAGAAAGATCGTCCAGACCACACTCCCCAAAGAACGGCGCCAGACCCTGATGTTCAGCGCCACCATCACCCCCGATGTGAGTCATCTGGCCGCCCAGTGGACGAGAAAACCGGTCACCGTTTCCGTTGCGCCGGAACAGGTCGCCGTCGATACGGTGAAACAGGTCGTGTACCTGACCACTGCGGCGGACAAATACAAACTCCTCTACAACACCCTGATTGATGGAGATCTGCAGCGAGTCATGGTCTTTACCAACCGCAAGGATGAAACCAGAAAGCTTACCGAAAGACTGAAGAGAAACGATATCAGCTGCGCCATGCTGTCGGGTGATGTCCCACAGAGCAAAAGAATCAAAACCCTGGAAGATTTCAAAAACGGCAGGATTCGGGTTCTGGTGGCCACCGACGTTGCCGGACGGGGCATCCATATTGACGGAGTCAGTCACGTGGTCAACTATACCCTGCCCTATGATCCGGAAGATTATGTCCACCGGATCGGCCGCACCGGCAGGGCCGGCTCCAGCGGAATATCGGTGAGTTTTGCCTGTGAGGAAGGCTCTTTTTATATTCCCGAAATTGAAGCCTACCTCGGAGCGAAACTTCCCTGTACCACCCCGGACCCGGAACTGTTGAAAGAACCGCCCAAGGGGACTATCAGACCCGAAGAAAAAATTTACCCGGGCAAACCTCCGGGCCGGGGACGCAGCAGAAGGCCTGCTCCCTCCGGACACCGGAAAACATCAAGGCCACGCCCGGTTGCCGGGAAATAA
- a CDS encoding bacteriohemerythrin: MPRIEWTEAFELQIPEIDEQHRRWVDIINELHDSLMSHGGAHNLTERTLNEMIDYGRFHFTFEEEYLKKIGYPELAMHRSMHNAFMKDLINKLQQERGGGLILNTEIMKVLTGWLQSHIQIEDRKYSRFAAQT, encoded by the coding sequence ATGCCTAGGATTGAATGGACTGAAGCATTTGAGTTGCAGATACCGGAAATTGATGAGCAGCACCGCCGCTGGGTTGATATTATCAACGAACTCCACGATTCACTCATGTCGCACGGCGGCGCACATAATCTAACGGAACGCACTTTAAATGAAATGATTGATTACGGCCGCTTTCATTTCACATTTGAAGAGGAATATCTGAAGAAGATCGGTTATCCGGAACTTGCCATGCACCGGAGCATGCATAACGCCTTCATGAAGGACCTGATCAACAAACTGCAGCAGGAAAGAGGCGGCGGATTGATATTGAATACCGAGATCATGAAGGTCCTCACCGGCTGGCTGCAGAGCCATATTCAGATAGAAGACCGAAAGTACAGTCGATTTGCCGCGCAAACCTGA
- a CDS encoding phosphomannomutase, which translates to MDTLPCFKAYDIRGRVPDELNEELAYRIGCACAEFLAPGRAVIGHDIRLSSQAMSDALARGFMDSGVEVIDLGLCGTEEIYFATTHLKTGCGVIVTASHNPADYNGMKIVRSESRPVSGDTGLKEIEAMAASASFTPRKTRGKRQTLDNRDAFIEHLLTHVSLENLKPLKIVVNGGNGCAGPLLDRLADRLPFTFIPILCEPDGTFPNGVPNPLLPENRSITSRAVQEHAADLGLAWDGDFDRCFLFDEQGAFIEGYYMVGLLAKAILTANPGEKIIHDPRLFWNTEEIVRAHGGIPVLCKTGHAFIKEKMRSENCIYGGEMSAHHYFRDFSYCDSGMIPWLLVCEILSREQRPLSAMVREMIESFPVSGEINSKVQDPDAVIAAIEKLYAGKKGETDHTDGYSFAADDYRFNIRKSNTEPVLRLNVETRGDRKLMEKKTAELLAIINSPVF; encoded by the coding sequence GCTGGCCTATCGCATCGGGTGTGCCTGTGCGGAATTTCTGGCTCCGGGCCGGGCCGTCATCGGCCACGATATCCGTCTTTCAAGTCAGGCCATGTCCGACGCCCTGGCCAGGGGCTTCATGGATTCCGGAGTGGAGGTGATCGATCTCGGTTTATGCGGCACCGAAGAGATCTATTTTGCAACCACGCATCTCAAAACCGGCTGCGGGGTCATCGTGACCGCCAGTCACAATCCGGCCGATTACAACGGCATGAAAATCGTGCGCTCCGAGTCCCGTCCGGTCAGCGGCGATACGGGACTCAAGGAAATCGAAGCCATGGCGGCTTCCGCCTCTTTTACCCCCAGAAAAACGAGAGGAAAACGGCAAACTCTCGACAACCGGGACGCCTTCATTGAGCATCTGCTGACCCATGTGTCTCTTGAAAACCTGAAACCGCTCAAGATTGTGGTCAACGGAGGCAACGGCTGCGCCGGTCCGCTGCTCGACAGGCTCGCCGACAGACTGCCCTTCACTTTCATTCCGATTCTCTGTGAACCGGACGGCACCTTCCCGAACGGGGTGCCGAACCCCCTGCTTCCGGAAAATCGCAGCATCACAAGCCGGGCGGTGCAAGAGCACGCCGCAGATCTCGGCCTCGCCTGGGATGGTGATTTCGACCGCTGCTTTCTCTTTGATGAGCAGGGAGCTTTTATCGAAGGATACTACATGGTCGGTCTGCTGGCGAAAGCCATTCTGACCGCAAATCCCGGCGAGAAAATCATCCACGACCCGCGCCTCTTCTGGAATACGGAAGAAATTGTCCGGGCGCACGGCGGCATCCCGGTACTCTGTAAAACCGGGCACGCCTTCATCAAGGAAAAAATGCGCTCCGAAAACTGCATCTACGGCGGGGAAATGAGCGCCCACCATTATTTCCGTGATTTCTCCTACTGCGATTCCGGAATGATCCCCTGGCTCTTGGTCTGTGAAATTTTAAGCCGGGAACAAAGGCCGCTTTCCGCGATGGTCAGGGAGATGATCGAAAGTTTTCCGGTCAGCGGGGAGATCAACAGCAAGGTGCAAGACCCCGATGCGGTCATTGCCGCCATTGAAAAATTGTATGCGGGCAAGAAAGGGGAGACGGACCATACCGACGGCTACAGTTTTGCCGCCGATGACTACCGCTTCAACATCCGCAAATCCAACACCGAACCGGTCCTGCGCCTCAACGTGGAAACCAGGGGAGATCGAAAACTGATGGAGAAAAAAACCGCAGAGCTCCTGGCCATTATCAACTCCCCGGTTTTTTGA
- the eno gene encoding phosphopyruvate hydratase has product MGRIIAVKGREIIDSRGNPTVEAEVHLEGGFVGRAPAPSGASTGSREALELRDGDKSRFLGKGVLKAVGSVNGQIASALVGKVFENQAALDRVLIDLDGTENKEKLGANAILAVSLAAAKAAAHEKNIPLYAYIAEQNGTAGKFTMPLPMMNILNGGEHADNNVDIQEFMIMPVGGKTFAEALRIGAEVFHHLAKVLKGRGLSTSVGDEGGFAPNLASNAEALAVIREAVEKAGYVLGKDVVLALDCASSEFYEKERKVYNLKGEGKTFSSEGFSDYLAELSDAYPIVSIEDGQDESDWDGFAYQTKKLGGRMQLVGDDLFVTNTRILKEGIDKGIVNSILVKFNQIGTLTETLAAIRMAKNAGYTTVISHRSGETEDTTIADLAVGTCAGQIKTGSLSRSDRVAKYNRLLRIEEELAEKAPFRGRIEVKGQG; this is encoded by the coding sequence ATGGGCAGGATCATTGCAGTCAAAGGTCGGGAGATTATCGACTCCCGTGGGAATCCCACCGTCGAGGCAGAGGTGCATCTGGAGGGTGGTTTTGTCGGCAGGGCACCGGCTCCGTCCGGAGCGTCAACCGGTTCCAGGGAAGCGCTGGAGCTGCGGGATGGCGACAAGAGCCGATTTCTCGGGAAAGGGGTCTTGAAGGCTGTCGGCTCAGTGAACGGGCAGATCGCCTCCGCTCTGGTCGGGAAGGTATTTGAAAACCAGGCGGCGCTTGATCGGGTGCTGATCGATCTGGACGGCACCGAAAATAAGGAGAAACTGGGGGCAAATGCAATTCTTGCGGTCTCTCTTGCTGCGGCAAAAGCTGCGGCACATGAGAAAAACATCCCTCTTTACGCCTATATTGCCGAGCAGAACGGAACTGCGGGAAAATTTACCATGCCTTTGCCGATGATGAATATCCTGAACGGCGGAGAGCATGCGGACAATAATGTCGATATCCAGGAATTCATGATCATGCCCGTCGGCGGCAAGACCTTTGCCGAAGCGCTGCGGATCGGGGCGGAGGTTTTTCATCACCTGGCGAAAGTTCTCAAAGGCAGGGGGTTAAGCACCTCGGTGGGCGATGAGGGTGGGTTTGCCCCCAATCTCGCCTCCAATGCCGAGGCCCTGGCGGTTATCCGGGAAGCGGTGGAAAAGGCGGGATATGTTCTCGGGAAAGATGTGGTTCTCGCCCTCGATTGCGCCTCTTCCGAGTTTTACGAAAAAGAGCGCAAGGTATACAACCTGAAGGGCGAAGGAAAGACCTTCTCTTCCGAGGGATTTTCCGATTACCTGGCGGAGCTGAGTGATGCCTATCCGATTGTTTCAATCGAAGACGGCCAGGATGAGTCGGACTGGGACGGTTTTGCGTATCAGACCAAAAAGCTTGGTGGCAGAATGCAGCTCGTCGGTGACGATCTGTTTGTGACCAATACCAGGATTCTCAAAGAGGGAATCGACAAGGGCATCGTCAATTCAATCCTGGTCAAGTTCAACCAGATCGGCACCCTTACGGAAACGCTCGCCGCGATCAGAATGGCGAAAAATGCCGGCTACACCACGGTGATCTCGCATCGGTCGGGTGAAACGGAAGACACCACCATCGCCGATCTGGCCGTAGGCACCTGTGCCGGGCAGATCAAGACCGGTTCCTTGAGCCGCTCCGATCGGGTTGCCAAGTACAACCGGCTGCTGCGGATCGAGGAAGAACTGGCCGAAAAGGCTCCGTTCCGAGGAAGGATTGAGGTGAAGGGTCAGGGGTGA